One segment of Salvelinus alpinus chromosome 1, SLU_Salpinus.1, whole genome shotgun sequence DNA contains the following:
- the LOC139531539 gene encoding putative nuclease HARBI1 isoform X1 — protein sequence MKAQNCVFLSALTMACPFVRDVVDEEALVLRRAFRRERVFRDRLDPLAFPDDHLYERYRFSADGIRYLCRLLGPRIKHRTARSHALSVEQMVCVALRFFASGAFLYSVGDAEQLNKATICRTIRSVCLAIKALADVFISFPGHRRLCDIKEEFYRIAGFPNVIGAVDCTHIRIKAPSGAHEADFVNRKSFHSINVQMVCNADCVISNVVAKWPGSVHDSRIFRASEIYQCLSQGEFSGVAGRQGVWLPAFSPDTFHRPPGSTAGLQPCPCQDQS from the exons atgaaggcccaaaattgtgtgttcctttctgctctgacaatggcatgcccattcgtgcgagatgtggtggatgaagaagcacttgtgctgaggagagccttcaggcgagaaagggtcttcagggaccggttggacccactggccttccctgatgaccatctatatgaaagatacaggttttctgcagatggcatcaggtatctatgcagactactgggtcccaggattaagcaccgcactgcacggagccatgcactgagtgtggagcaaatggtttgtgtggccttgcgcttttttgctagtggagccttcctgtactcagtgggggatgcagaacagctgaacaaggccacaatttgccgcacaataaggagtgtgtgtctggctatcaaagcattagcagatgtcttcatctccttccctggccacagaagactctgtgacatcaaagaggagttctataggattgcag gtttccccaatgtcattggtgcagtggactgcacacacataaggataaaagccccctcaggtgcccatgaggccgattttgtgaataggaaatcctttcacagcattaatgttcag atggtctgcaatgctgactgtgtgatcagcaatgttgtggcaaaatggcctggctcagtccatgactccagaatctttcgggcctctgaaatctatcagtgcctatcacaag gtgaattctctggtgttgctgggagacagggggtatggctgccagccttttctcctgacacctttcacagacccccaggaagcacagcaggcctacaaccatgcccatgccaggaccagagttga
- the LOC139531539 gene encoding uncharacterized protein isoform X3: MCVCVCVCVCVCRLNMNGPKRTWQQVKIKYKNILQNAVKKNTHRQGTGGGSPKADLTPAEDMALELNKGRPVLEGIPGGKETSIGSSQDATRFIQVSGSTVFLLEPPAQAPDDADPGEGPSAAATAHDGDDDEEETISLDSRRHEDPDAIQWENQPGNISSQAIRKLYGNHLRRQIELADIDIQYKKKKMENLALESEIKKRTIRKLDLEIKKLERELQEDDTAQNKN, translated from the exons atgtgtgtgtgtgtgtgtgtgtgtgtgtgtgtgtgtagattaaacatgaacgggccaaaacggacatggcagcaggtcaaaatcaaatacaagaacattctgcagaatg cagtgaaaaagaatacccacagacaaggcacgggtggtgggtcaccaaaggctgaccttaccccagcagaggacatggccttggagctaaataaaggcaggcccgtcttagaggggatccctggggggaaagagacgagcataggttcctcccaagatgccacccgcttcattcaag tgtctggcagcactgtgttcctgttagagccaccagcacaagcaccagacgatgctgatcca ggtgaaggccccagtgcagcagcaacagcacatgatggagacgatgatgaggaggagaccatctctctggattccagaaggcatgag gacccagatgctatacagtgggaaaaccagcctggcaacata agctcacaagctatcagaaagttgtatggcaaccacctccggcgccaaatagaactggcagacatagacattcagtacaagaagaaaaagatggaaaatcttgcactggagtccgaaataaaaaagaggacaattaggaaactggaccttgaaataaaaaaacttgagagggag ctccaagaagatgacacagctcaaaataaaaattag
- the LOC139531539 gene encoding uncharacterized protein isoform X2 has protein sequence MCVCVCVCVCVCRLNMNGPKRTWQQVKIKYKNILQNAVKKNTHRQGTGGGSPKADLTPAEDMALELNKGRPVLEGIPGGKETSIGSSQDATRFIQVSGSTVFLLEPPAQAPDDADPGEGPSAAATAHDGDDDEEETISLDSRRHEDPDAIQWENQPGNISSQAIRKLYGNHLRRQIELADIDIQYKKKKMENLALESEIKKRTIRKLDLEIKKLEREVRYAFNVHCMLTVTQMY, from the exons atgtgtgtgtgtgtgtgtgtgtgtgtgtgtgtgtgtagattaaacatgaacgggccaaaacggacatggcagcaggtcaaaatcaaatacaagaacattctgcagaatg cagtgaaaaagaatacccacagacaaggcacgggtggtgggtcaccaaaggctgaccttaccccagcagaggacatggccttggagctaaataaaggcaggcccgtcttagaggggatccctggggggaaagagacgagcataggttcctcccaagatgccacccgcttcattcaag tgtctggcagcactgtgttcctgttagagccaccagcacaagcaccagacgatgctgatcca ggtgaaggccccagtgcagcagcaacagcacatgatggagacgatgatgaggaggagaccatctctctggattccagaaggcatgag gacccagatgctatacagtgggaaaaccagcctggcaacata agctcacaagctatcagaaagttgtatggcaaccacctccggcgccaaatagaactggcagacatagacattcagtacaagaagaaaaagatggaaaatcttgcactggagtccgaaataaaaaagaggacaattaggaaactggaccttgaaataaaaaaacttgagagggaggtgagatatgccttcaatgtacactgtatgctaactgtaacacaaatgtattaa